From one Halothece sp. PCC 7418 genomic stretch:
- the cysC gene encoding adenylyl-sulfate kinase has translation MESLVNQLGKFFMKHRGVTIWLTGLSGAGKTTITKALEQELRSRNCEKLEVLDGDIVRQNLTKGLGFSKEDRDTNIRRIGFVSHLLTRNGVIVLVSAISPYREVREEVREQIGDFLEVFVNAPLNVCEERDVKGLYKKARAGEIEKFTGIDDPYEPPTNPEVECRTDLESLEESVGKVLGKLEELGYISN, from the coding sequence ATTGAGTCTTTAGTAAATCAATTAGGAAAGTTCTTCATGAAACATCGTGGTGTAACCATTTGGTTAACTGGTTTAAGTGGTGCGGGAAAAACAACAATTACAAAAGCTCTAGAACAAGAGTTACGATCGCGCAATTGTGAAAAACTAGAAGTCTTAGATGGGGATATTGTCCGTCAAAACCTCACCAAAGGTTTAGGCTTCAGTAAAGAAGACCGTGATACCAATATCCGTCGCATTGGCTTTGTCTCTCATCTGCTGACCCGTAATGGTGTAATTGTTTTGGTGTCCGCCATTTCTCCTTATCGGGAAGTCAGAGAAGAAGTCCGCGAACAAATTGGAGATTTTCTGGAAGTTTTTGTCAACGCGCCTTTAAATGTTTGCGAAGAAAGAGATGTCAAAGGATTATACAAAAAAGCGCGAGCAGGAGAAATTGAAAAATTCACAGGAATTGATGATCCTTACGAACCGCCAACCAATCCAGAAGTCGAATGTCGCACTGATTTAGAATCTTTAGAAGAAAGTGTCGGCAAAGTATTAGGAAAACTGGAAGAACTCGGCTATATTTCTAATTAA
- the nadB gene encoding L-aspartate oxidase — MQFDLIIVGAGAAGLYTALCLPQNLRIAIVSKENLKIGASDWAQGGVAAAIAPGDSTDNHYQDTLKAGVGLCIPEAVRFLVDHAASSIETLVELGVEFDRKGEELAMTLEAAHSYPRVLHAADTTGRAIVNTLTEQVLARENITVIPQAFVLQLEVNPQTQHCEGVRLLHENKIQWVKAPAVILATGGGGQVFAQTTNPTVSTGDGVALAWRVGALLRDIEFFQFHPTALTKPGAPHFLITEAVRGEGAHLVDETGYRFAFEYHPNGELAPRDVVSRAIYNHLHKTSDDPAHATVYLDLRPIPRERIEYRFPNIIKVCQSYGIDVFSQPIPVAPAAHYWMGGVAVDINSATSIPGLYAVGETTNTGVHGANRLASNSLLECLVFGQQFKMMTVQPLTDVPTSETLTWGETNWAEEVNYLQELREALRVLVWDSAGISRTEVELAQGLAQVEAWRETVAELSIAEFLQGETLKSAIEFSDPNAEQQLRCAGETFNLLDVAYLVLKSALFREESRGGHYRSDYPRSRSEWQVHTLIQNDTWWTMGSYQ, encoded by the coding sequence ATGCAGTTTGATCTTATTATCGTTGGTGCTGGTGCTGCTGGACTTTATACCGCTTTATGTCTTCCTCAGAATCTTCGGATTGCCATTGTCAGCAAGGAGAACCTGAAAATTGGCGCGAGTGACTGGGCGCAGGGAGGAGTTGCAGCAGCGATCGCGCCAGGAGATTCCACAGACAATCATTATCAAGATACCCTCAAAGCGGGAGTTGGCTTGTGTATTCCAGAAGCAGTCAGGTTTCTCGTTGATCATGCAGCATCTAGCATTGAAACCCTTGTTGAATTAGGGGTAGAGTTTGACCGTAAAGGGGAAGAACTGGCGATGACCCTAGAAGCAGCCCATTCTTATCCTCGGGTGCTTCATGCTGCGGATACCACAGGACGCGCCATTGTTAATACTCTCACCGAACAAGTGCTAGCCCGTGAGAATATTACGGTGATTCCTCAAGCCTTTGTTTTACAATTGGAGGTTAATCCCCAAACCCAACACTGTGAAGGGGTTCGTCTATTACATGAAAATAAAATTCAATGGGTGAAAGCACCCGCCGTTATTTTAGCCACTGGCGGTGGCGGACAAGTTTTTGCCCAAACCACAAATCCCACAGTCAGCACGGGAGATGGTGTGGCTTTGGCTTGGCGTGTCGGTGCATTATTAAGAGATATTGAGTTCTTTCAATTTCATCCCACAGCGTTAACAAAACCAGGTGCGCCTCACTTTTTAATTACAGAAGCGGTGCGGGGAGAAGGAGCGCATTTAGTGGATGAAACTGGGTATCGGTTTGCGTTTGAATATCATCCGAATGGGGAATTAGCCCCTCGTGATGTTGTCAGTCGTGCGATTTATAATCATCTCCACAAAACCTCGGATGACCCTGCTCATGCGACAGTTTATTTAGATTTACGCCCGATTCCAAGAGAACGCATTGAATATCGCTTTCCGAATATTATCAAAGTCTGTCAGTCTTATGGCATTGATGTTTTCTCACAACCGATTCCAGTCGCCCCCGCAGCCCATTATTGGATGGGAGGAGTCGCCGTTGATATTAATAGCGCAACCTCTATTCCAGGCTTATATGCGGTGGGAGAAACGACAAATACAGGGGTTCATGGCGCGAATCGTTTAGCGAGTAATTCTCTTTTAGAATGTTTGGTTTTTGGACAACAATTTAAGATGATGACAGTGCAGCCCTTAACCGATGTTCCGACATCAGAAACCTTGACTTGGGGAGAAACCAATTGGGCGGAAGAAGTCAATTATCTACAAGAGTTGAGAGAAGCGTTACGGGTTTTAGTTTGGGATAGTGCTGGAATTTCTCGCACTGAAGTCGAGTTAGCCCAGGGGTTAGCGCAAGTGGAAGCATGGCGGGAAACTGTTGCGGAGTTGAGTATTGCTGAGTTTTTACAGGGAGAAACCTTAAAAAGCGCGATCGAATTTAGCGATCCCAACGCGGAACAGCAATTGCGTTGTGCTGGAGAAACGTTTAATCTATTGGATGTAGCGTATTTAGTGCTGAAAAGTGCTTTATTTCGTGAAGAAAGTCGAGGCGGACATTATCGTTCTGATTACCCGCGATCGCGCTCAGAATGGCAGGTTCATACGTTGATCCAAAATGACACTTGGTGGACAATGGGGAGTTACCAGTGA
- the guaA gene encoding glutamine-hydrolyzing GMP synthase: MIAILDFGSQYSELIARRIRETQVYSEVLPYRTTAEQLKKLNPHGIILSGGPSSVYDQGAPQVDPKIWDLGIPVIGVCYGMQVMVQQLGGVVERAKHAEYGKASLHIDEEEILFPGVEDGATMWMSHGDSCIELPLGFQVLAHTDNTPCAAIAHPDRKLYGVQFHPEVVHSVGGAVLIRNFVYKVCQCEPTWTSEAFVEEAVREVRAKVGEKRVLLALSGGVDSSTLAFLLHKAIGDQLVCMFIDQGFMRKGEPERLLEIFKDRFHIPVEYVNARDRFLAQLEGVSDPEEKRRRIGHEFIKVFEEKSRELGPFDYLAQGTLYPDVIESADTNVDPKTGERVAVKIKSHHNVGGLPEDLRFKLVEPLRKLFKDEVRKVGSSLGLPDEIIQRHPFPGPGLAIRIIGEVTAERLNILRDADFVVRDEIKKQNCYQDFWQAFAVLLPIRSVGVMGDKRTYAHPVVLRLISSEDGMTADWSRVPYDLLETISNRMVNEVKGVNRVVYDVTSKPPGTIEWE, from the coding sequence ATGATTGCGATCCTTGATTTTGGTTCTCAATACTCGGAACTGATTGCTCGGCGAATTCGTGAAACTCAAGTATATTCAGAAGTTCTGCCCTATCGGACAACCGCAGAACAACTCAAGAAATTAAACCCTCACGGTATTATTCTCTCAGGCGGTCCCAGTTCCGTTTATGATCAAGGAGCCCCACAAGTTGACCCAAAAATTTGGGATTTAGGCATTCCTGTCATTGGTGTCTGTTACGGAATGCAAGTGATGGTACAACAGTTGGGGGGAGTGGTCGAACGGGCGAAACACGCTGAATATGGTAAAGCCTCTCTCCATATTGATGAGGAAGAAATTTTGTTTCCTGGGGTTGAAGATGGCGCAACCATGTGGATGAGTCATGGTGACTCCTGCATTGAACTTCCTCTAGGTTTTCAGGTGTTAGCCCATACGGACAATACCCCTTGTGCCGCGATCGCGCATCCAGACAGAAAACTCTACGGGGTTCAATTTCACCCCGAAGTGGTTCATTCTGTGGGTGGGGCGGTTCTGATTCGGAATTTTGTGTATAAAGTTTGTCAGTGCGAACCCACTTGGACATCAGAAGCCTTTGTGGAAGAAGCCGTGCGGGAAGTGCGGGCAAAAGTCGGGGAAAAGCGCGTCTTACTTGCCCTGTCTGGCGGTGTGGACTCCTCAACCCTTGCCTTTTTGCTTCACAAAGCCATTGGCGATCAGTTGGTCTGTATGTTTATTGACCAAGGGTTTATGCGGAAAGGAGAACCGGAACGGTTGCTTGAGATTTTTAAAGATCGCTTTCATATTCCTGTTGAATATGTTAACGCGCGCGATCGGTTTTTAGCGCAATTGGAAGGGGTGAGTGATCCTGAAGAAAAACGCCGTCGTATTGGTCACGAATTTATTAAAGTCTTTGAAGAAAAATCCCGAGAACTCGGACCGTTTGACTATCTCGCCCAAGGAACACTCTATCCTGATGTCATTGAGTCCGCAGACACCAACGTTGACCCGAAAACAGGAGAACGGGTTGCGGTTAAAATTAAAAGTCACCACAATGTTGGCGGTTTACCCGAAGACTTACGCTTTAAGCTAGTTGAACCCTTACGCAAACTCTTCAAAGATGAAGTGCGAAAAGTGGGCTCATCCCTTGGTTTACCCGATGAAATTATTCAACGCCATCCCTTCCCTGGGCCAGGTTTAGCGATTCGTATTATCGGGGAAGTCACCGCAGAACGTTTAAACATTCTCCGCGATGCTGATTTTGTCGTCAGGGATGAGATCAAAAAACAAAACTGCTACCAAGATTTTTGGCAAGCCTTTGCGGTACTGCTTCCTATCCGAAGTGTTGGTGTCATGGGGGATAAACGCACCTATGCCCACCCGGTCGTATTACGTCTGATTTCCAGTGAAGATGGGATGACTGCTGACTGGTCGCGCGTTCCTTATGACCTCCTGGAAACGATTTCTAATCGCATGGTAAATGAGGTCAAAGGCGTGAATCGTGTTGTCTATGATGTTACCTCTAAGCCCCCTGGTACCATCGAATGGGAATAG
- the aspS gene encoding aspartate--tRNA ligase — translation MRTYYCGDLKAKQIGETVTLYGWVDRRRDHGGVIFLDVRDRAGIVQVVSDPERTPDSYPQAENIRNEYVVKVTGRVSQRPEESLNPNLPTGEVEVYADEIEVLNAVRKQLPFQISSDEADAVRENIRLKYRYLDLRRERLNQNLHLRHQVVKAIRRFLEDEENFAEVETPILTRSTPEGARDYLVPSRVNPGQWFALPQSPQLFKQLLMVSGFDRYYQIARCFRDEDLRADRQPEFTQLDLEMSFLSEDEILDLNERLVCHIFKTVKGIDLPRPFPRLTYNEAMSRYGSDRPDTRFGLELVDVSDIVADSGFKVFSGAVKSGGLVKVLPIPGGNDQISNVRIKSGGDLFKQAATAGAKGLAYVRVREGMEIDSIGAIKDNLSEEQKQELLRRTGAQPGHLLLFGAGDTVTVNKSLDRVRQALGEEMGLIDENAINLLWVTEFPMFEWNPDEKRLEALHHPFTAPHPDDLEDIKTARAQAYDLVYNGLEIGGGSLRIYQREIQQQVFAAIGLSPEAAEEKFGFLLEAFDYGTPPHGGIAYGLDRLVMLLAGEESIRDVIAFPKTQQASCLLTEAPSAVDEKQLKELYVASTYDPEME, via the coding sequence ATGCGGACATACTATTGCGGAGACTTAAAAGCAAAACAAATTGGTGAAACAGTAACCTTGTATGGTTGGGTGGATCGTCGTCGGGATCATGGCGGTGTGATTTTTTTAGATGTGCGCGATCGCGCTGGTATCGTGCAAGTCGTGAGTGATCCAGAACGGACACCCGATTCCTATCCCCAAGCCGAAAATATCCGTAATGAGTATGTGGTGAAAGTGACAGGGCGAGTGAGTCAACGTCCTGAAGAATCCCTCAATCCCAATCTTCCCACAGGCGAGGTGGAAGTCTATGCGGATGAAATTGAAGTTTTAAATGCAGTACGGAAACAGCTTCCATTTCAAATTTCCAGTGATGAAGCCGATGCTGTCCGAGAGAATATTCGCTTAAAATATCGCTATCTGGATTTACGGCGGGAGAGACTCAATCAAAACCTCCATTTACGTCATCAAGTCGTTAAAGCCATTCGTCGCTTCCTCGAAGACGAAGAAAACTTTGCAGAAGTGGAAACCCCCATCCTCACCCGTTCCACTCCCGAAGGCGCAAGAGACTATTTAGTTCCCTCGCGAGTGAATCCTGGACAATGGTTCGCCCTTCCGCAGTCGCCTCAGCTATTTAAGCAACTATTGATGGTGTCTGGGTTTGACCGCTACTATCAAATCGCTCGTTGTTTCCGTGACGAAGATTTACGGGCGGATCGTCAACCGGAGTTTACGCAGCTTGATCTGGAAATGAGTTTCCTCTCTGAAGACGAAATCCTTGATCTCAATGAACGGTTAGTTTGTCATATCTTCAAAACCGTAAAAGGGATTGATCTCCCCCGTCCGTTCCCGCGTTTAACTTACAATGAAGCCATGAGCCGTTATGGCAGCGATCGTCCTGATACCCGTTTCGGCTTAGAATTAGTCGATGTGTCTGATATTGTCGCCGATTCTGGCTTTAAAGTCTTTTCGGGTGCGGTCAAAAGTGGTGGTTTGGTGAAAGTTTTACCCATTCCAGGGGGGAATGATCAAATCTCCAACGTCCGCATTAAATCGGGCGGTGATTTATTCAAACAAGCAGCAACCGCAGGCGCGAAAGGCTTGGCTTATGTCCGAGTGCGGGAAGGAATGGAAATCGATTCCATTGGCGCGATTAAAGATAACCTCAGCGAAGAACAAAAACAAGAATTACTCCGACGCACGGGCGCACAACCTGGACATCTCTTACTGTTTGGCGCGGGAGATACCGTCACCGTCAATAAATCTTTAGATCGCGTCCGTCAAGCATTAGGGGAAGAAATGGGATTAATTGATGAAAATGCGATTAATCTGCTTTGGGTGACTGAGTTTCCCATGTTTGAATGGAATCCCGACGAAAAACGTTTAGAAGCTCTTCATCACCCCTTTACCGCCCCCCATCCTGATGATTTAGAGGATATCAAAACCGCACGAGCGCAAGCCTATGATTTAGTGTATAACGGTCTTGAAATCGGTGGCGGAAGTCTGCGGATTTATCAGCGAGAAATTCAACAACAGGTGTTTGCAGCCATTGGCTTATCCCCAGAAGCAGCAGAGGAAAAATTTGGTTTCCTTCTCGAAGCCTTTGATTATGGAACCCCTCCTCACGGCGGAATTGCTTACGGGTTAGATCGCCTCGTCATGCTATTGGCGGGAGAAGAATCCATTCGCGATGTGATTGCATTTCCGAAAACCCAGCAAGCCAGTTGCTTGTTAACTGAAGCCCCTAGTGCAGTGGATGAAAAGCAACTGAAGGAACTTTATGTTGCTTCCACCTACGATCCGGAGATGGAATAA
- a CDS encoding iron ABC transporter permease: protein MLSVISQTSQQVRQTLFNSWTVGVLLVALLIATPILFIVASVFADTGDIWQHLATTVLPEYLQNSLTLMIGVGVGVAIIGVGTAWLVTMCRFPGSRILEWVLLLPLAAPAYLLAYTYTHLLDFFGPVQTALRSVFGWVSVNDYWFPEIRNIYGAIAMLILVLYPYVYLLVRVAFLEQATGMLEASRCLGCNPWRSFFTVALPLARPAIASGVALVLMETLGDFGTVQYFGVTTFTTGIYRTWFGMGERLAAAQLAAVLMLFIAVLILLERLSRSQARYYQAGGSFQAPPKHQLSGFRALFAMIACVLPVLFGFIVPAVYLVYLTVANRDYTLNQSFWDIAQNSLILAVISAILASAIALFLAYGQRQGKSWLLNLGVRISAMGYAIPGTVIAVGILIPVTRLDKAIDNWMRATFDVSPGLLLSGTITALIFAYLVRFLAVSFNAVESSLEKIKPSLDEASRSLGHSVSSTLMRVHTPLMSGGILTAVMLVFVDVMKELPATLLIRPFNFDTLAVQVYQYASDERLIEAAAPALTIILVGIIPVIFLSFKIAQSRNG from the coding sequence GTGTTATCTGTTATTTCCCAAACTAGCCAACAAGTTCGTCAAACTTTGTTCAATTCTTGGACAGTGGGTGTCTTACTGGTTGCACTCCTCATCGCTACCCCAATTCTATTCATTGTTGCGAGTGTTTTTGCAGACACAGGAGACATTTGGCAACATTTAGCAACCACAGTGCTTCCAGAATATCTCCAAAACTCTTTGACCCTGATGATTGGGGTGGGCGTTGGCGTGGCGATCATTGGCGTGGGGACGGCGTGGTTGGTGACGATGTGTCGCTTTCCTGGCAGTCGGATTCTAGAATGGGTGTTGTTACTTCCTCTTGCTGCCCCTGCTTATCTCTTAGCTTACACTTATACTCACCTTCTGGACTTTTTTGGTCCAGTTCAAACTGCGCTGCGATCTGTTTTTGGTTGGGTTAGTGTGAATGATTACTGGTTTCCTGAAATCCGCAATATTTACGGCGCGATCGCGATGCTGATTTTGGTCTTATACCCTTATGTTTATCTGCTGGTGCGGGTGGCGTTTTTAGAACAAGCAACAGGAATGTTAGAAGCCAGCCGTTGTTTGGGGTGTAATCCGTGGCGGAGTTTCTTTACGGTTGCGCTTCCTTTAGCGCGTCCCGCGATCGCCTCGGGAGTCGCATTAGTTTTGATGGAAACCCTAGGAGATTTTGGAACCGTTCAATATTTTGGCGTAACCACTTTTACCACAGGAATCTATCGCACTTGGTTTGGAATGGGTGAACGTCTCGCAGCAGCACAACTTGCAGCGGTATTGATGCTATTTATTGCGGTTTTAATTTTATTAGAACGGTTATCTCGTAGCCAAGCCCGCTATTACCAAGCGGGAGGAAGTTTTCAAGCCCCACCGAAACATCAACTCTCTGGATTTCGGGCTTTATTTGCAATGATCGCTTGTGTTCTTCCTGTTCTATTCGGATTTATCGTCCCTGCCGTTTATTTGGTCTATTTAACGGTTGCCAATCGAGACTATACCCTCAATCAAAGTTTCTGGGATATTGCCCAAAATAGCCTGATTTTAGCGGTCATTAGTGCCATTTTAGCCAGCGCGATCGCGCTGTTTTTAGCCTATGGACAACGCCAAGGAAAGTCCTGGTTACTTAACCTTGGAGTCCGCATTTCTGCAATGGGGTACGCCATCCCCGGAACCGTTATTGCAGTGGGAATTTTAATTCCAGTTACCCGTTTAGATAAAGCGATTGATAACTGGATGCGAGCAACATTTGATGTTTCTCCAGGCTTACTCCTTAGTGGAACAATTACTGCTTTAATTTTTGCTTATTTAGTGCGATTTCTTGCCGTTTCTTTTAATGCGGTAGAATCCAGTTTAGAGAAAATCAAACCCAGTTTAGACGAAGCCTCTAGAAGTTTAGGACATAGTGTTAGCAGCACCCTCATGCGGGTTCATACGCCGTTAATGTCGGGCGGAATTTTAACAGCAGTAATGTTAGTTTTTGTGGATGTCATGAAAGAACTTCCTGCAACGCTTTTGATTCGTCCTTTTAATTTTGATACCCTCGCTGTTCAAGTGTATCAATATGCGTCTGATGAACGATTAATTGAAGCAGCAGCACCTGCTTTGACCATTATTTTAGTGGGAATTATTCCAGTAATTTTCTTAAGTTTTAAGATTGCTCAATCTCGGAATGGTTAA
- a CDS encoding tetratricopeptide repeat protein, which produces MVLLDWTEKINWSFLVGQSSTQAKIHFQRGQEFYTNKQYQEAIQSFTHAIDLKPDYAEAYGHRARGYFKLRKYKAAFADCNYAIQLDDTDAQVYATRGGTCFKLKKYEQALADCNHAIRLKPHLTKAYYYRGITRCQLQTYQEAVSDFSHVIRANPYLTEGYYNRAVAKFYSGNIQGAIEDYNHALACNPQYANAYYNRGLAKKKLGDHQEAFLDWRQAADLFLHQRRMSAYSKAIHLMQSSPISEKKRRQRSPDIIERGVENIEVDEIASGLLQ; this is translated from the coding sequence ATGGTTTTACTGGATTGGACTGAAAAAATTAATTGGTCGTTTCTTGTCGGTCAATCTTCAACACAGGCTAAAATTCATTTTCAACGAGGTCAGGAATTCTATACCAACAAACAGTATCAAGAGGCGATTCAGTCATTTACCCATGCGATTGATTTGAAGCCTGACTATGCCGAAGCCTATGGACATCGAGCAAGAGGATATTTTAAGTTGAGAAAATATAAAGCTGCTTTTGCAGACTGTAATTATGCAATTCAACTAGATGATACAGATGCCCAAGTTTATGCGACCCGAGGCGGAACTTGTTTTAAATTGAAAAAATATGAGCAAGCACTCGCCGATTGTAATCATGCGATCCGACTCAAGCCTCATCTCACTAAGGCTTATTATTATCGGGGGATTACTCGTTGTCAACTTCAAACTTATCAGGAAGCTGTCTCCGATTTTAGCCATGTGATTCGCGCCAATCCTTACTTGACAGAAGGATATTATAATCGCGCAGTGGCTAAGTTCTACAGTGGCAACATTCAGGGCGCGATTGAGGATTATAATCATGCTCTGGCGTGCAATCCTCAATACGCAAATGCTTATTATAATCGAGGCTTAGCGAAAAAGAAATTAGGAGATCACCAAGAAGCCTTTTTAGATTGGCGACAAGCTGCTGATTTGTTTCTCCATCAACGGCGTATGTCCGCCTACAGCAAAGCGATTCATCTGATGCAATCTTCTCCGATCAGTGAAAAGAAACGTCGCCAACGATCGCCAGATATTATTGAACGCGGTGTTGAAAATATAGAAGTTGATGAAATTGCATCAGGATTATTGCAATAG
- a CDS encoding DUF2358 domain-containing protein, with protein sequence MSLTQSDYQTKVESAIAQLWQDLPTLFKKDISYQIYSSNIFFKDPVNLFQGKLNYRIIFWTLRFHARLFFTEIYFDVHDIQQTENNVIKVWWTVRGKLRVPWQANIFFNGDSTYKLNEDGLIYHHRDNWDRAPKTILKQFLPQSYQT encoded by the coding sequence ATGTCTTTAACTCAATCCGATTATCAAACTAAAGTAGAAAGCGCGATCGCGCAACTCTGGCAAGATCTCCCCACCTTATTCAAAAAAGATATTTCTTATCAAATTTATAGTTCAAATATCTTTTTCAAAGACCCTGTTAATCTGTTTCAGGGCAAACTCAATTATCGGATTATTTTCTGGACACTCCGCTTTCACGCCCGTTTATTCTTCACCGAGATTTATTTTGATGTTCATGATATCCAACAAACCGAAAATAACGTGATTAAAGTTTGGTGGACAGTTAGAGGAAAATTGCGCGTTCCTTGGCAAGCAAATATTTTTTTTAATGGTGATTCCACTTATAAACTAAATGAAGACGGATTAATTTATCATCATCGAGACAATTGGGATCGCGCACCAAAAACAATTCTTAAACAATTTCTTCCGCAATCCTATCAAACTTAA
- a CDS encoding cyclic nucleotide-binding domain-containing protein has translation MFSFLVLQALAMGLISACSLPLGALTARFWQPRERALAFLMAFGAGALLSALAIDLVNPAVEAGHFYPLAFGCILGGLLFLSLNQLLNNYGGFLRKDSITAHYFRARQRRRFKRMLSNMGRIDVFQQLAPGEIQQLANSVFSRKYPARTRVYHSREPSEGLYIIEEGEVELLDPEQNARVVKRLTKNDAFGRMAFFTGAPHATIALTKTDTRLWILPKTAFDQLLKTSPTLVEAVKQFLKSHEIAFYLQKRQGISPKNVKAWVKRAVEEIETRSAPQEVISVERKDQELEHILTQVRRVPIFQDLSPEDTRAIAGRVFCKRHPKGHTFFHQGELADRMYIIESGEVALIDRTNPQRQPLTLGERDAFGSLSFLTGTFHTATAIANTETTVWVLREQDFNQLLQKSPLLERAVKHFLQEGEVFHYLQERQNFDLDQAARWTRKVIKIMDAGQFIPSAAEMRDAIQEHRSAPLAIWLGLMLDDIPESLVIGSSLVHSQVSFSLMAGLFLSNYPEALSSSVGMMQQGFPFRRVMMMWSSLTVVTAVGAALGSLFFASVSPFLFFFVEGLAAGCVLTMVVETMLPEAYLKGGSIIGFSTLIGFLAALFFKTFE, from the coding sequence ATGTTTAGTTTTCTGGTCTTACAAGCTCTAGCGATGGGGTTGATTAGTGCCTGTTCATTGCCCCTAGGAGCATTGACGGCTCGTTTCTGGCAACCGAGAGAGCGTGCATTAGCTTTTCTGATGGCGTTTGGGGCGGGAGCATTACTGTCAGCGTTAGCCATTGATTTGGTTAATCCTGCGGTAGAAGCTGGACATTTTTATCCTCTCGCTTTCGGATGTATTTTAGGTGGATTATTATTTCTGTCCTTAAACCAATTATTGAATAATTATGGGGGATTTCTGAGAAAAGATTCGATTACGGCTCATTACTTCCGCGCTCGTCAACGGCGACGATTTAAGCGGATGTTATCGAATATGGGTCGAATTGATGTGTTTCAACAGCTAGCCCCTGGAGAAATTCAACAACTTGCCAATAGCGTTTTTAGTCGTAAATATCCAGCAAGAACACGAGTTTATCACTCTCGTGAACCCTCAGAAGGTCTTTATATCATTGAAGAAGGGGAAGTTGAGCTTTTAGATCCAGAGCAAAACGCTCGTGTTGTTAAGCGATTGACGAAAAATGATGCTTTTGGACGGATGGCATTTTTTACGGGTGCGCCTCACGCCACGATCGCGCTGACAAAAACGGACACTCGACTTTGGATCTTACCGAAAACGGCTTTTGATCAATTGCTCAAGACCTCCCCAACATTAGTGGAAGCGGTAAAACAGTTTCTCAAAAGTCATGAAATTGCGTTTTATTTACAAAAGCGACAAGGAATCTCGCCCAAAAATGTGAAAGCATGGGTGAAGCGGGCGGTTGAAGAAATTGAAACTCGCAGTGCGCCACAGGAAGTCATTTCCGTTGAGCGTAAAGATCAAGAACTAGAGCATATCTTAACTCAAGTCCGACGAGTTCCGATTTTCCAAGATTTATCCCCAGAGGATACGCGAGCCATTGCAGGGCGTGTTTTTTGCAAACGACATCCCAAGGGTCACACCTTTTTTCATCAAGGTGAACTCGCTGATCGGATGTATATTATCGAAAGTGGAGAAGTGGCGTTAATTGACCGTACCAATCCACAGCGACAGCCTTTAACGTTGGGAGAACGGGATGCTTTTGGCAGTCTATCTTTTTTAACGGGAACTTTCCACACGGCGACCGCGATCGCGAATACCGAAACCACAGTTTGGGTCTTGCGAGAACAGGATTTTAATCAACTGTTACAAAAATCACCGCTTCTGGAAAGGGCGGTTAAACACTTTTTACAAGAAGGAGAAGTATTTCACTATCTGCAAGAACGACAAAATTTTGATTTGGATCAAGCTGCGCGTTGGACTCGAAAAGTGATTAAAATCATGGATGCGGGTCAATTCATTCCTTCTGCTGCGGAGATGAGAGATGCAATTCAAGAACACCGTAGCGCACCTCTGGCGATTTGGTTGGGGTTAATGCTGGATGACATTCCAGAATCATTAGTCATCGGTTCGAGTTTAGTCCACTCTCAGGTTAGTTTTTCCTTGATGGCTGGCTTATTTCTCTCTAACTATCCCGAAGCCCTTTCCAGTTCCGTGGGAATGATGCAACAAGGCTTCCCCTTTCGGCGAGTAATGATGATGTGGAGTTCTTTAACTGTGGTGACAGCAGTGGGGGCTGCACTGGGAAGTCTCTTTTTTGCAAGTGTATCGCCCTTTCTCTTTTTTTTCGTGGAAGGATTAGCAGCTGGTTGTGTACTCACAATGGTTGTGGAAACGATGTTACCCGAAGCCTATCTGAAAGGGGGATCAATTATTGGATTTTCCACTTTAATCGGGTTTCTAGCTGCTTTATTTTTTAAAACGTTCGAGTAG